Part of the Candidatus Reconcilbacillus cellulovorans genome is shown below.
TCACAAACCTCTCGGCTAGATGTATGCGGCGGAGTACCAGCATGATCGCGACAAAATTAGCCAAGCTAAACAGAACGATCAAAAGCAAAGAGATGACCAGCACCCATGCATCATGGTATTGGGGACGGGTGGTCAAGAACGATGCAACGGACGTGATCTGCAAATGGACGATAAACGCGAACATGGTATACACGTTCACATAAGTTTTGGCTTTGCTGGACTCGCCGATTTCGTGTTCAAACTCCCAGTTTGGCCTGGGATACAGCGCCGTGCTGGCAAGCTGGATCAGCGAATAGAGGCCACCGGTGCAAAGAAAGACCAGGAACACATAAAGCGCCAGAAGGGGCCGCTGCGGCGCCGACGCCAGAAAAACCAGCGCCGCAAGAAAGGACACGGCCAGCGTAAAACGGCTGTACACTTTCCATTTTTCCCCGACGACCCAATCCGCCCGATGGAAGACGGGCCGAAACAAATGGAGATTGAACGATTCCCGGTCAACGGCCAGTGCCGTTTTGAGGGCTTCTCCCGCCAGCTGGAACCACAAACTGGCCAATAGGACGGACAAGGGCGGAACAACGGTTTCGAACGGCACCCGATCCAGCCGATTCAGAAAAGGCAAGCCGAATCCGAATGCAAAGGCCAGCAGGTAAAGCATGTTGCCAAAATGGCCCAGAAGAAAATCGTCAATTCTTTGCAGCAAGAGAATATCTTTCCGGTACAACGCCCGCCGTATCCGGTCTTGTTCGTTTTGCTCCCGCAGGTGAATGCCCGCCCGGTAAGATTTGCTGTTCAGCGAAAAATACGGGATGAGATCGACCCGGTTGAGCAACGCCATCCAAAACCGGATCAGGACAAAAGCAAGCAGGGCCAGAATGCCGAGAACCGGCACGACGGCAAAGCCGCCTTCCACGGCAAGACGGTAGGGCGAATAGGCATGAAAAAATTGCCCCAAACGGCTGTTGCTGACGGTTTCGATCCGTTCGCCGATGTTTCCGCCCACTGCCAATGCGCTGATTCCGTATCCGAGAAGAAACGGAATGATCAACCCGAACGCCAGGTAGACTATTTTCCACACTCTGGAATGGGACAACATGCCCCAAGTTCTGACGAGAACGAAGGGAACGATGGAAAACAAGGCTACCAGCACCACATTGAGCAATCCGTATCCCGCACCGGCCAGCAGGAGCCAACCGGTATGTACCGGGGCCCGGAAGAAGCGGTCCAGGCCCAGCACCAAAGGGGTGATAAAACCGTACCAGACGACCAGGGTTTTCAAGCATGTTTTGACCAGCACGACCGAGAACAATCGAAGGATGCGCATGTGCCGGTGCTGCAAAAGGATCACGCGGTGGTCCGAGTAAAAATACCGTTTGTTAGCGTTGAAAAAACGGAGCGTCCACAACAGTTGCTCGATCAACGCGAGATTCAACAAAAACGCCAGCCAGGAACGAAACGGAAGGTCAATCAGACCCGGCAACATATAACCGATGCCGTAAACCAACGACAGCCAGACCGCGACGGCGAGCGGCAAACCGTACATCCATTTCCTAAGGCGCAAGTTTTCCAGTCCCCAATTGTGCAAGATCTTACGGGTGGAGGACAACGCATGGTATTTGACGAATGAAACCATGATACGCAAATGGGACTTCATGTGTATGCTCTCAACCTACCCAAACGGATCTTGGGATGGGGGAGACAGGCGGCGCGTCCTTGTCAAACGCCGTCGAACACGGTCGGCTCACCGCGGAGTCGGGCTCGGCAAGGCGTACCGCTCCGAACTGGTCGAACCGACATACCAATTGCCCGAATAATCGCGCACCAGCACAATGCGGTATCCGTACCAGCGGGAGTCGTCCGGGGCGTTGACGTATTCCACCAGAAGCAGATACGCGTTGTCGCCGGTTTTTCTTACCTCGTGCACGACCTGGCCGGGAGCCGACAAGGCGGTTTCCAGGACGCGCCGCTTGGCGTCGTCGGTTTCGCCGACGATCAGACGGCCCTGAACGAGACGAAACAGCGGCTGTTCCGTGAAGCGGTGTTTGAGCATTTCCATGGAAACGTAGTAAGTGTTCGTGCGGACTTCACGGGAAATTTTCAGGCCGGACACGTCGATGCCCGCCGCCAGCACGTCGTCGAGCCGGATATAGATCACGTTCCGGTCGACAATGCCGAACCACGGCGTCGTCCGGCCGCGGTACTGGATTTCGTATTTGACGGTCTGGCGAAGCGTGATTTCCGACGGCGTTTCGGCCCACAGCTCATTCAGCGGCCGCAGGTCGGGCGGCGCATACGGCGTCGGTGTCGGCGAACCGCTCGGCGTCGGCAAGGGCGGCGGAGTCGGAATCGTCGGCGTAGGCGCGGGCGCCGTCGACGGCGATGGACGGGGACGTGCGAGCCGGATCGTTGCGGACGATTCGTCCCATGCGACCGAAACGCCGACCAGATCGCCGACGGCCCGAAGCGGCAAATAACTGAATCCTTCGTAAATCAGGATCGGCCGGTCGAGCCGAACCGGTTTGCCGTCCAGGGTCACGCGAAAATCCGGCCGCAAATATGCTTCGACGAGCCGTACTTGCTCCCCGCCCGCGGCGCCGACCGCTACACCCGAAGCGAAGGCGCAGGCGCAGAGCGTCGCGACCGCCCACGATTTTCGCCTAACATGCTTCATCATCGGCACTCCTTTCCTTCCTGTCTCTCAAGATGTTTATCGGCGAATCAGCTTTGCTGCAATACAATCGTCACAGATTTTTAAACTTCGCTTAATGCAGCAAACATTTTTTCAGGGTATAATGAAAACGCAATCAAACGGCGCCGAAGGGGGAAGCTGGAAGTGGACCTGCACCGGCACGCCTGCCGCATCACGAAGCTGTCGCTATCATTCTTGCTGAACAGCAGCGTTTGGTTTGCCGGACGGGATTTCGGGCTTTCCGAGGACCGCGCATCCCATAGGATCGAACGGCGCCGCTACTCGAACGTGCGGGCGTTTCCCGGCGATACGTTGATCGACGAATGCGCGGCCGCCGTAGGGCTGGCGCGGGACGAATTCCGACGCCTTCTGGCGAAGGGCTTCAGCCCGCGCGAGATCGCCGAATCCCGGGGAATCGGCGCGCAGGAACTGCGGCAACGGCTGCTGGAGGGCAGGCTTCGCCGTATCGAGCTCGCCGTGGCCGACGGACTTGACCGATCGCGTGCAGATGAAATCCGGCGCAGCGCCGAACAGGGAATCGACCGATTTTTGTCGTTCCGCGCAACGTCGTGCCGCTCGCCGTTTCGACCCGACTTGCAGGCCGTCGCTGAGCGGCTCGGGATGACGAAACGCGAGTTGCTTACCGAGCTGAAAGACGGGCGATCACTGGAAGAAATCGCTCGAGCCCGGAACGTTTCTCGTGAAGAGCTGATCGCCCTTCTCCGCGACCATTTGAAGCCGCGCATCCGCGAATGGATGAACGAGAGGCAACTTTCGCCGTAAAACTGTAATCGGGCTCTGAGCGATTTTTCGCGGTTGATCAGGCGGCCTTGCGGCCGGCCATGCGGTCCATGTAAAGGAATCCGAACACGAGCCCAAGCGACAGCAGATTGACAATTCCCGTCAGCGCATAAGGCAAATCGGCGTGCCGCACGTACAAGTAGCCGCCGACGAGAGGGCCGACGATCCTTCCCAGACTGTCCATCGAAGCGTTCAGTCCTGTTGCCGTTCCTTGTCCCGCCTTGCTTTTCAGCGTAATAAGCGACATAACGCACGGCCGGACGAGCGCGTTGCCGATGCCGAACACGCAGGTGAAAAGCACCGCGGTCGCCAAACTGCCGGTTTCCAGCAAAAGCCAAAAACCTGCCGCCGATAGCACGAGTCCCACCGCAATCGCACGCCATTCGTCACCGTGCCGAATCCATTTTCGGACGACGCCGCCCTGCACGAACGCTCCCACCAATCCGCTTACCGTCAAAACGATTCCGATTTCAAAACTGCCCGCCCGAATCCGGTTTTCCAGGAAATAAAACAGCGTCGCCTCCAATCCGGCCATCGAAAACGACACGACGAACGACAGAGCATACAGCATCCGCACTGGCCCACGAAATGCCGCCCAGCGCGACGTCCGTTCCGGCATCTGTTCGAGCCGGCTCCGCTCCAACGATTCCGGCAATTGCCTCCAGGCCAACGCCAGCGTTGCCGCCGTCAACCCCGCCGCCGTATAAAACGGCACTTCGACGCCGAATACGCTTAGCCCGCCGCCGATCGCCGGTCCGAACACAAATCCGAGCCCGATTGCCATCCCGACGAGCCCCATGTTCCGTGTTCGGTGGTATTCGGGCGACACGTCGGCGACATAGGCGACCGCGCATGAAGTCGTCGCTCCGGAAAAAAGCCCGCCCAATATGCGCGACAGGTACATCTGCCACAGCCGGTCTCCGGCCAAACCGAACAACAGAAAACTGAACGCAAACCCGGCAAGCCCGATCATCAACACCGGCCGTCGGCCGATCCGGTCCGACAGCGCTCCCCAAGCCGGCGACACCAGAAAGGAAATCAACGAATAGATCGCCAGCATCCAGGACAAATGCGAGGGCGAATTCACCATGTCGGGCATGACGGGGATGACGATGCCGAACCCGACGAACACCAGAAATACGATAAACACGATCAGCACGAGCGGCTTCTTCATCCGTCTTCTCCTCCGCTTGCGGCGATTCTTTTGCATCTGCGCACCGATTTGATATACTGTTTAACGCTGTTTGCACGTCTGACGGAAAGAAGGGACCCCCGCATGGACCAAAACCGCACGCCGCTTTTTTCGGCTTTACTGGAACACGCGGCGAAAAACCCGCTTCAATTCCATATTCCCGGACACAAAAAAGGCGCCGGCATGGACGAGGCGTTCCGCCGGTTCATCGGCGACAACGCGCTGTCGATCGACTTGATCAACATCGCCCCGCTGGACGACCTTCACCAGCCCGCCGGCGTCATCGCAGAGGCGCAAAAGCTGGCGGCCGAGGCGTTCGGTGCGGATTACAGCTTTTTCTCCGTACAGGGAACGAGCGGGGCGATCATGACGATGATCTTGTCGGTTTGCGGCGAGGGCGACAAGATCATTCTCCCGCGCAATGTTCACAAGTCGGTGCTGGCCGCAATCATCTTCGCGGGAGCCAAGCCGATCTTCCTGCAACCCGTCCGCGACCGGCGGCTCGGCATCGACCACGGCGTGACACCCCACGCGGTCCGCAAGGCGCTGGACATGCATCCCGACGCCAAGGCGGTGTTTCTGATCAACCCGACCTATTTCGGCGTGTGCGCCGATCTCGTCGAAATCGTCGAGCTGGCGCACCGTCGCGACGTCCCCGTGCTTGTCGACGAGGCGCACGGCGCGCTTTTGCATTTTCATGATAGCCTTCCACCGTCGGCGATGCAAGCCGGCGCGGATATGGCGGCGACGAGCGTGCACAAGTTGGGCGGTTCGTTGACGCAGAGTTCCGTTCTGAACGTCAAGGGACGCCGGGTCGATCCGAAACGCGTCCAGACGGTGTTCAGCATGCTGACCACGACGTCGACGTCTTATCTTTTACTCGCCTCGCTGGACTGCGCGCGACGACAGCTCGCCACGAACGGCCGGTCGCTTGCCGAGAAAGCGATCCGACTTGCCGAAGACGCACGACGCCGCATCAACCGAATTCCAGGGCTGTATTGTTTCGGCGAGGACATTCTCGACGCGGAAGCCGCTTTTGCGTTCGATCCGACCAAGCTGACCGTCCATGTTCGTCATCTCGGCATCACGGGATACGAAGCGGAAAACTGGCTCCGCGACCGTTTCCGCATCGAGGTCGAGTTGAGCGATCTGTACAACGTTCTGTGCCTTGTGACGCCGGGCGACGACGAAACGACCGTCGGTGCGCTCGTCGAGGCGTTCGAAGCGATGTCGCGCGAATTTTACCGAACGCGGCAGTCTCGGGAACTTGTCGTCCGCATTCCCGACATTCCCGAACTCGCGCTGCCGCCGCGCATCGCGTTTTATGCGGATACCGAAACTGTCCCGTTTACGGAATCCGCCGACCGCATCATCGCAGAATTCATCTACATTTATCCGCCTGGCATCCCGATTTTGCTGCCGGGAGAAGTCATTTCCGAAGACAACATCCGTTTTATTCTTGAACATCTCGACGTGGGACTGCCGGTTAAGGGCCCTGAGGACCCGACGCTTCGCACGGTCAAGGTGTTGGTTGAACAAAAACCGATCGCTTGATATGATGGGGAAGGAACGAACGAATTTACTTTGTGCGGAAGACGGGGGCTGCCGTATGAGTCAGAGCGCCTTCATCACGTTCGTCGAGGAATCCGCCGTGCAGGGCGTCACGCTGGAAGAACTGAAAAATCAGTTGCTGCACTACCGCGAGCAGCTGGAGCGGACCGGCCAACAGCTCGGATGGAATTATGCCGCCGCTGCTTTCCCTTATACGATCGTGGAACCGGAGGAAGGCAAGGGGCGATGGTTTTATTTGAAAGGCAACAACGAGCTTTATCGATACATTCTGTTCGGCGTCGGCAACCGCGAAGTCGACGGCGCCGTCCGGCGGCATGTTCAGGTGACGCTGCACGACGACTGTACGCACGGCGATAAGGCAAAAGCTAATGAATTTTGCAAATATCTAGCGAAAACGTGGAAGGCGGAACTGCGCTTGTTTAACGGACGCGTTTTTCATTACAACCATAAATGATAACCGGGGCCGTTACGCACGGCCCCCGGTTTGCGGGAAATGCAGGCGTTCATATGCCGATTCGACTCGCCGCCACTCCTCTTCGTCCTCGATGGCGACCGGACGAAAACTTCCGCCGGCGGCTTCCAACCGGCACAGGACGCCGTCGGCTTCGGGATCGGCCAGATCGAGCAGCAGCGCATACGTCCGTCCCTCGGCCTCGAAGGTAGCGGCGACCGCCATACGCCGCTCGACGCCGTTTTCATCTCTCATCAGAAAAACGTCTTGGTCTTCTTCCCAGCGCACGGGAGTCCCTCCCGTTCATTCCGCAACGATCGCCTTTTCTGACAGCGTCGCATACGATCCGCCGGGTAATTTGGCCAAAAACTGCACCCGGTATTCTCCTTTACGGTTAAACGAAATTTGGAAATCGGAACGGACCCAGAAATTGTCCTTGACGCCGGCGGCGGACAAATCGGGCGAATCGCCGACCGTTTCGCCCTTCGGATCGACGACGCGGACGCGGAACGATTCGAGATTCGTCTTCAGGTTGTCCACCTGGACGAGAACCGAAAATTTTTTCTGCAGTCCGCTTTCGATGCGGCCGAACGGGCGGCGGATCACGTACCCGTCGCCTTCCCGCGAGACGTCCTCGGCGACGAGCAGGTGAACGTTCGGTTTGTACAGGTTGGCGGTCGTATTGTCCCCGTCCCAGACGACGAGCGCACCTAGCGCTTCCGAGATCCGCCTGAGCGGAACCATGACGCCGTCCGGCGTCAAGCGCACGTCCGCACCGTCGAACTCAAGCGTCGTCCCGTTCAGATGCACCCGCACGACCGCGTCCGCCCACGCGACGCCCGAACCGGCCAGAAGCAGCGCGCTCAGGACGATCCCCCACGTCGACCGTCGCTTCACGATCCATCCCTCGTTTTCGGTTCCGTTTTGCAAGATCTTCGTTAGGTTATACTCGATTTTGTCGAAAGAGTTGCGCGGGCAGCCGGTTCAAAAAATGACGAAAAATTTTCAAAAATCGTTTCGCACAAATTTCCGCCGTTATGGTACACTAATTCGGAAAGAAGACGGCGGGCGTCCGGAAAAGGGAGGGAACGAGCGTGCGCACGAATCGCGAAAGCATCCGACTCGGACTTTTGCAGGAACTGTATCAGTTTTTTTTAAGCGAAAAGGGGAAACAGGCCCTTATTCCCGACAATCTGATCACCATCAACCCGGAAAAGTTTTTCGCCCTTGAATATTTGGCGGATCAAGGGTGGATCCGCATGCGGAAGAAAGGAAAGTTTTTTGCAGCGAAGATTACACCGCAAGGCATCGAACGGTTGAGGGCTTCCCAATCGAACCTGCAGACGTCTTGAAGGTTACGTTGAAGCAACACTTGCGAAAACGGGAGGATCGGCATGTACAAGTGGTCGTTATTCGCATGGTTCGTCGTTGCGAGCGTCGTCGGCCTCGTCGTGATGGGCGTTCAACTTGTCGACCAATACGAGAAGAAGAAACAAGAGGAGGCTGTCGCGGCCGATCCGAACGTCGTCACGATTACCGCTTCAAATTTCCAGTTTGACAAGCCCGAATACCGGGTCAAGGCGGGGCAGTCCTACAAGTTTCGCCTCGTCAACGCTCAAGGCAATCACGGCGTGGAAGTCGTCGGCACCGACCTGAAACTCGGCGGCACGCAGACGATGGCGGAATTCAAATTCGATGCACCCGGTACGTACGACCTGATTTGCAACATCCCGTGCGGCACGGGGCACGTCAACATGAAGGCGAAACTGATCGTCGAGTGACGTTAAGGCCCGACGGCCGCCCCAAAACCGTCCTTGCATGGCCGGGGCGGTTGCGCGGCATCCTATATGCCGAAGTCCCGGCACCGGCGAAGGTTCCGAAAGGAGTGAACGGGCATGCGGCTTCGCATGCGCAAAGGAACGATCTCCGCCCTGTTCGGTTTGGCCGCGGCGGCCGCGGGCGCCCTTTGCTGGATGCGCAACCGGACGCTCGCAAGCAGCATGCTCGGCTGGGGGGCCGCCCAAACGCTGCTCGGCATTCTCGAGCTGGCGTCGCGGCGCAACCGAACCGGACAAGATGTCGGCGCCCGCCCCTTCGCGCACGTTTTCCAGAAAGCTTTCAATTGGCGTTAAATCCATGCGGAAGACCGTAGAGCGGCCGCAGACGGCCGCTCAAATTTTTCCTGCCCGCAACCGATATTTGTAAATGAGATCGTAAAAGCGCCGAAAGAACGGGGGCGGGGACATGGACGGCAGTATGGTCAAGGAGATGCTCGGCAAAAGCGTCGTGGTCGAAAACAGCTCTTTCGTGTCGACGGGGAAAATTTCGTATCTCGACGGCGATATTTTGGAGATCGAAATCACCTCATGGAAGAATTTTTCTTTAGGCGAAAAAGTCAAGGCTGTTATTTACGCGAGGGGAGGGTTGGTTACGTTTGAAACGTCCGTCGTCGGCAAGAGCCACGGCGTGTTGATCGTCCTGGTGCCGCCCGACTGGCAGCCCGGTCTTCTGCAGCGCCGTCAGCACGTGCGCGTTCCGTGGGGAGCGCAGGGAGAGCTGCTGCAGATCGTCGAACGGCGCGGCGTTCACCTGCTGGACAACCCCGAACCGATCGTCGTGGAAAATATCAGCCTCGGCGGTATCGGGTTCAGGTGCGGTCAACGGCTGCTGGACGCCGGCACGATCGCGACCGTCCGCCTGCCGATCGAACAGTTTCCCCCCGTGCCCGTCATGGTGCTTCACGGTCGCGAAGAAAACGACGGACGTTTTCACGGCGGGCGTTTTCTCGAATTGCCGCAGAAGCAAATCCAGACGCTTCGCGCGTTTTTGTTGAATCGGCAGGTCTGGATGAGATTGCAGGAACGTCGGGCCGAAAAAATCGATTGACAACCGCTGCGGCCGCTGTTATAATAAGAACCGCTGTGAGTAAGTCAGCAAAGGACCTGTTAGCTCAGTCGGGAGAGCGCCATCTTGACAGGGTGGAGGTCGCTGGTTCGACCCCAGCACAGGTCATGCGGGAACCCTTGCGTAGCGAGGGTTCTTTTCGTTTTTTTGCCGTCCTTCGTTTTTTGCCGTCCGTTTCGGTTTTGCTGCGCGGACAGGTGCGCGGACGATTGCGCGGGCGACTGTACGGGCGACTGCACGGACGACTGCGCAAAGGAGGCACGCGGGCATGCGGCACTCCGTTCCCTCCGGGTTGGAAAACAGCCTCGACAACCGAATGGCTCCCGACGTTCAGGCCGCGTTTCGCGTCGTCGCCGCCCACCGGCGGGCGGTCGACCGCTTCTGGCGTTATCCGCCTCATACCCATCCGCTGTTCGAATTCAATCTCGTCCTCGAAGGCAGGCAGCGGTTCGTCGTCGACGGCAGACCGATCCTTCAGTCTGAAGGCGACATCGTGTTCGTGCGGCCCGGCGTCGTCCACGCCAGCGAAGGTTCGGCCGCGGGCGGAACGCTCATTTATTTCGCGCTGCACTTCGATGTGGACGATCCCGCCTTCCGGAGCGCCCTGCTCGGCGTGGAGCAAATCATCTGGCCCGCAAACGGCGACGCCGCGACTGCGGAAACGGCGCCGATGCGCGCGCTTCGCTCGGCGCTTTCGGACTACATGGCGGCCGTCGTCGAGGAAGCGGATTCGACGGCCGCTCCGCATGACGGCGGCGGGCCGAGGATCGCCCTTCTCGCGCGCGCGATGCGGCTGTTCGCGGCCGTCGGCGAATGGGCGCTGTCGGCGCGGCCGGAAACGGCGCCCGTCCGTCGCGAGCCGGAGCACGTTCTGGCGCTTGCTCGTACGCTGGAAGACGAATTGCGGCGTCGTGCGGTGTCCGAATCGTCCGACCCGGTGCGCACCTGCATCGCCGCGATCGCCGGGAGGCTCGGCTACAGCCCGGCGTATTGCACACGCGTGTTCCGGCGCGTCTACGGCGTATCCCCGCGCGGCTACTTGACCGGGCTGGTCGTGCGGCAGGCCAAGCTGTGGTTAACGGATCCCGCGCTTTCCGTCGAGGACATTTCGCGCCGGCTCGGATATCGCGATCCGACGCATTTCAGCAAGCAGTTCAAGCGGTGGACGGGGCTGTCGCCGCTCGGTTACCGCCGGCTGGTACACCGGCCGGGGTGAGGAGAACGTCGGCGTCGCTGCGGTCGTTCCGGAAGGGGCGTCGGGGCTGTCGCCGGGTCCCGGAACGCAGTGTCAAGCGTCTGTGAATATGTCAGGTTAACTGTTCAATGAACATGTCAGGGATAAGAGCTGATGCCGCCGCCGCTTCTTGCAGACGAGCCGGATGCCGTGCTACGCTATAACGGCTTGCTGGAGAAGGGTTTTCTCCAGGGATAGTTGGCAGCGGGCTTGCGCGGGGACGCAGGCGCCGCTTCTGGTTTGGCCGTTGTGGGCGCCGGGGTCGGGGTGGCTTGTGTCTCCACACAAGGCCAGGCCCGCCCTTGATCCCACAGCCACACTTGTCCATCCATGCCGACACGTACTTCGATGACGGCCTTCGCTTCCCAGCGCGGTACACCGGGGCCGGGTTTGGGCATGTAGCATTTCCCTTTCCAGGAGAACGTCTGCCCGCCGCTGATGCGACGGTAGACCCGACGCGTGAAGAGGTGCTCCAAAGTCGTTTCGGGCAGCGGTCGGTAGGTCGATTCCGCCTCCTTGGGCGCAACAGCAAACCGTCGGTTGTGCTTTTCAATCAACTCCGGCAACGCGCGATTGGCTTCCTCCATCGTGCAGACGTTGCGCAGCCGAAGTTCGATGACCAGGCGATCCTGAAAGGTTTGCCAGAGCCGTTCGATCCGTCCTTTGGCCTGAGGAGACAGC
Proteins encoded:
- a CDS encoding MFS transporter, translated to MKKPLVLIVFIVFLVFVGFGIVIPVMPDMVNSPSHLSWMLAIYSLISFLVSPAWGALSDRIGRRPVLMIGLAGFAFSFLLFGLAGDRLWQMYLSRILGGLFSGATTSCAVAYVADVSPEYHRTRNMGLVGMAIGLGFVFGPAIGGGLSVFGVEVPFYTAAGLTAATLALAWRQLPESLERSRLEQMPERTSRWAAFRGPVRMLYALSFVVSFSMAGLEATLFYFLENRIRAGSFEIGIVLTVSGLVGAFVQGGVVRKWIRHGDEWRAIAVGLVLSAAGFWLLLETGSLATAVLFTCVFGIGNALVRPCVMSLITLKSKAGQGTATGLNASMDSLGRIVGPLVGGYLYVRHADLPYALTGIVNLLSLGLVFGFLYMDRMAGRKAA
- a CDS encoding arginine decarboxylase, which gives rise to MDQNRTPLFSALLEHAAKNPLQFHIPGHKKGAGMDEAFRRFIGDNALSIDLINIAPLDDLHQPAGVIAEAQKLAAEAFGADYSFFSVQGTSGAIMTMILSVCGEGDKIILPRNVHKSVLAAIIFAGAKPIFLQPVRDRRLGIDHGVTPHAVRKALDMHPDAKAVFLINPTYFGVCADLVEIVELAHRRDVPVLVDEAHGALLHFHDSLPPSAMQAGADMAATSVHKLGGSLTQSSVLNVKGRRVDPKRVQTVFSMLTTTSTSYLLLASLDCARRQLATNGRSLAEKAIRLAEDARRRINRIPGLYCFGEDILDAEAAFAFDPTKLTVHVRHLGITGYEAENWLRDRFRIEVELSDLYNVLCLVTPGDDETTVGALVEAFEAMSREFYRTRQSRELVVRIPDIPELALPPRIAFYADTETVPFTESADRIIAEFIYIYPPGIPILLPGEVISEDNIRFILEHLDVGLPVKGPEDPTLRTVKVLVEQKPIA